A window of Narcine bancroftii isolate sNarBan1 chromosome 6, sNarBan1.hap1, whole genome shotgun sequence genomic DNA:
CTACTTTTCCTCTCAGATTCGATAACCTGCCAGGGAGCTCATTTTAATCCATCCAAACTCAGTTAGTAATTAGAGAGAGTTTGTGCAGTGTCACTGACATGACCAAGATGGCAGCGTCTGAAGCAGCTCCTGCTGCCAAAACCAAGGCTCCCAAGAAGAAGATGGCTGCCCAGTGCAGGACAGCTTGTCCCATATTGGGTAATCTGATCAATAAAATTGTGACAGTGTGCTGCGATTTCAGAGGCATGTCCTTCTTCACCTTAAAAAAGGCTCTGGCTGAGTCATGCACATCAAGATGAACATCAAGTTGAATTTGGAAACTGGTGCCTTGGTTTAGATACTTAGTAGTATTGTTGGCCCACTTCAAGGGAAGTAAGAAGGAAACAAACATGACAGTTCAAAAGAAACCAGTGGCCAAGGCATCGAAGACCAGGAAGGCAGTAGCAAGAAACTGGCCAAGAGACCAGTGACCAAGAACTCTCCGTCAAAGAAACCTGCAGCTAAAAAATCTCCCACTAAGAAACATGGCACCAAGAAAGCAGCAGCTAAGATGGAATAGAAGGACAATAGGCTGGAAAAGGAGTGCCAATCAACCGGAATCCAAATACAAGAAACTTTCAGTGACTGGGGCTCTTTGAAAGACCTTGCCCTCGGTCCCCTCTTGAATCCTTTTTCTGATACCTGATGGctatcagccagtctccagctcccCACAGCTTAGCCCCATGCTAGTCTGCTaccatggtcaccttcctgtaGAATTGTCTCCCAGTCTGTTCCTTCTCAGTGGGGATGTTCTCTCCTTTCTGCTGCCCTGCACCATCAGAATATACAACCCCTCATACTTCCCTACCCAGCATTGAGATTATCATGTAATTAATTGTGTTTTCGACATTTGTCGACCATGTATCTCATGTTAACTCAATCTCTGATGATCAGAGGTTGCCTGATGAGGAAGGGCTAGGTTCAGCCATTGAGGTTTTAAAAATTGTGGGTTGATTCCAGCCAGCAGTTATTCTCAAGATGATCTCCGTTCTCTTACCCGCATAACTCTATATTAATGCAGGAACAGTAAAATGAACTGGAAACCCTCTGGGTATAGTTGTTTATCCTCAACCTCAAGTAGAGTGGAATCCCCACAACTCTAGCAATGGTTCAGGAAAATTGCACTGCATATTCAGACACGGTGGTGTAATCTGAAAATTGACTGGTAATTAAATGAAGTTGACATGATCTGAATAATAGTCAGGAATGTcttaatttataaaaaaatgttATCCTCCAACAGTTTTCTGAAATTGGCGGTCGATTTGAAAATAATCTGCAGCCAATCACACTGCAGCCTGTGAAGACTTCAGCTCCAGTAACAAATTTGGGCATAGATAATATTAACCCTGCCCGCCTCAGATCTTCTGATTCCGCCAATCGCAGCTCTGGGACACGATGATTGCCATCTCTGTTCCAGCCATTCAGAGACATGGGCGGAGCCTCACGCATTCTTTATAAACCGGCGCTGAAGCTAAGTTTTTGCAGTTGCTGATATCACACTGTgttgaaaatattgaaaagaatggCCCGGACCAAGCAGACGGCGCGTAAATCGACTGGAGGGAAAGCTCCTCGCAAACAGTTGGCCACTAAAGCGGCACGGAAGAGCGCTCCAGCAACTGGCGGAGTGAAGAAGCCTCATCGCTACAGACCCGGTACTGTGGCTCTGCGGGAGATCCGGCGCTACCAGAAATCCACCGAGTTGCTTATCCGCAAATTGCCTTTCCAGCGCTTGGTGCGGGAGATCGCTCAGGATTTCAAGACAGACTTGCGCTTTCAGAGCTCGGCTGTCATGGCCCTGCAGGAGGCCAGCGAGGCTTACCTGGTGGGGCTCTTTGAAGATACCAACCTGTGCGCCATCCATGCCAAGCGGGTCACCATCATGCCCAAGGACATTCAGCTAGCCCGCCGCATCCGCGGGGAGCGTGCCTGAACTTGATCGCACCGAGGACCACAAACGGCTCTTTTCAGAGCCATTATCCAAGCAGAGGAAAGAGCTGTACCGTGGCTGTTCGTTGTCCTGTATTCATCGCCTGGCCCTAATTTTCTATTTCCCTCCAAAATTTTCTGCATAAACATTATTTTCAAGAGCACGTCACGTAATTAGTCGTTTTGTGGTAGCATTACCCACGCAAATATTCATTACAAACGCATGTATTTAAAACTTTCATCTAGTTTTTTCTTCACGCATAACGAGATGAGATAAGCAGCTTTTATCTTTGAATGCAATCAACTTATCTAcaaaataaagcaaagataaacaaGGTAAATGATAATCTCAGACTAATACCATAAGTCGACAGGTACAAAGTACAGAGCAGGttgttaaagagaaaaaaaaggtgaCCATGTAATTCAGTGATTGTAGGAAAGGTCTATGTCATAGTAGTACAGTGACTTGTAAGTCTGTGGCCTCACAGAACAGTGACTGTGTCAGGGCCAGGGTCCCTTGAGTACAAGGACTGTTGTAAAGggaccggatggccgactccagcTCCTCATTCTCATGTTTTTATGACGACTTCACATCTTACAGAGGGTTCTCTGCCCTAACAGGAACATCACCGTCGGCTCATTGTCAGGGAGCTCATTTCAATCCATCCGTATTGAGAAAATCCTCTCAAATAAACCGCGTGCATTATTCTCGGACACAGTTTCGGTTTGAGTGCTGATAAACGGTAGTTAATTGGCGGTTGCGGCCGGGAAACGGGGCGGAGCTGGGAGATGAGAGGCCGCTCTCTGTGCTCCACCGTCACTCGGACTCggactcctcccctcctcttGGCTGCGCGTATCTCGGGCAGGTCGGGGCGCTGCATAGAAAAGCAGACAGTAACAGCGACTGTGTTATTGAGCAGAGAGCGGAGTGAAGAGACATCATGTCAGGTAGAGGGAAAGGAGGTAAAGGACTGGGCAAAGGTGGGGCCAAGCGCCACCGTAAAGTTCTCCGTGATAACATCCAGGGCATCACCAAACCCGCCATCCGCCGCCTGGCTCGGCGTGGCGGGGTCAAGCGCATCTCGGGGCTGATCTACGAGGAGACCCGCGGGGTGCTGAAGGTTTTCCTGGAGAACG
This region includes:
- the LOC138736436 gene encoding histone H4, with amino-acid sequence MSGRGKGGKGLGKGGAKRHRKVLRDNIQGITKPAIRRLARRGGVKRISGLIYEETRGVLKVFLENVIRDAVTYTEHAKRKTVTAMDVVYALKRQGRTLYGFGG
- the LOC138736435 gene encoding histone H3, translating into MARTKQTARKSTGGKAPRKQLATKAARKSAPATGGVKKPHRYRPGTVALREIRRYQKSTELLIRKLPFQRLVREIAQDFKTDLRFQSSAVMALQEASEAYLVGLFEDTNLCAIHAKRVTIMPKDIQLARRIRGERA